Proteins encoded by one window of Cloeon dipterum chromosome 2, ieCloDipt1.1, whole genome shotgun sequence:
- the LOC135937371 gene encoding E3 ubiquitin-protein ligase UHRF2-like: MEGDWISLRKPCDRCLGNPKTNCQLCSCEKCGVKGDDKPQISCQNCNNTCHLTCANSGPNLWFCTGCLLDEEFGAIFSKEDTSKKPKPLKTAVPPVGQADVVTGVEPSEGPSVSNRQHVSLFEYM, from the exons ATGGAAGGAGACTGGATCAGCCTGAGGAAGC cCTGCGATCGTTGCCTGGGGAACCCGAAAACGAACTGTCAGCTTTGTAGCTGTGAAAAATGCGGTGTGAAGGGCGATGACAAACCGCAAATCTCGTGCCAGAACTGCAACAACACGTGCCACCTGACCTGCGCCAACTCTGGACCCAACCTGTG GTTTTGTACTGGCTGCCTCTTGGACGAGGAGTTTGGGGCCATCTTCAGCAAAGAGGACACTTCGAAGAAGCCGAAGCCGCTGAAGACGGCTGTCCCGCCTGTCGGTCAAGCTGATGTGGTTACGGGCGTCGAGCCGTCAGAAGGCCCAAGCGTGTCCAATCGCCAACACGTGAGTCTTTTTGAATACATGTAG